In the Streptomyces cinnamoneus genome, GTCGCCAAGGACATCTCCGAGGGCCTCAAGCCGCTGAAGGCGAAGCTCGGCGACAAGGCCGGCAAGCTGGACGAGCTGGACCGCGACCTCGAGAAGCTGGACAAGAAGGACGACAAGAACGTCACGTTCGACGTCTCCATCAAGGACGGCATGCTCGCCGGCCTGACCCTCGACATCGGTCAGTTCGACACGAAGGCCAAGGGCGAACTCCCCCTCAGCATCGGCTTCAAGTCCGGCTCGGGCAAGGTCGAGGCCCCGGCCGGCGCCCAGGAGCTCAAGCCGCAGGACCTGATGGGCGCGGCCATGTTCGTCATGGGCGGCGGCAAGGACGAGTCGGGCCTCTGACGCCCGGCGGACCCGCTGTCCGTACGGACCCTCACGCACGGAAAGGGCGGCACCACCTCTCGGTGGTGCCGCCCTTTCGCACAGGTCCTCAGACCGTCAGCCCGCGCACCAGAAGGTCGAGCAACGCGCACACGAAAAGCGCGATTCCGATAAAACCATTCACGGTGAAAAACGCCCGGTTCAAGCGCGAAAGATCACGCGGCTTGACGATCGAATGCTCGTAAAGGAACGCACCGGCGACCACCACCAGACCCGTCCAGAAGAAAACCCCGGCATGCGCGGCCAGGGCGTACCAGACCAGCAGACCGGTGGTGACGGCGTGGCACGCGCGCGAGCCGTACAGCGCCGCCGGAACGCCGAAGCGCGCCGGGGTCGACTTCACCCCGTGGGCACGGTCGGCGGCCACGTCCTGGCAGGCGAAGATCAGGTCGAAGCCGCCGATCCAGACGCCGACCGCGAGACCGAGGATCACCGCGTCCCACGACCACTCCCCCGTCACCGCGAGCCACGCGCCCACCGGGCCCATCGCCTGGGCCAGGCCCAGGATCGCGTGCGGGAAGTTGGTGAAGCGCTTCCCGTACGGATAGACCACCATCGGGACGACGGCGATCGGCGCGAGCGCCAGGCACAGCGGGTTGAGCAGCGCGGCCGCACCGAGGAAGAAGAAGACGGCCACCCCGGCCCCGGTCCACGCCGACCGCACCGAGACCGCGCCGGTGACCAGCTCGCGGCCCGCGGTGCGCGGATTGCGGGCGTCGATCTCGCGGTCGATGATGCGGTTGCAGGCCATGGCGAAGGTGCGCAGGCCGACCATGGCGACGGTGACGAGCAGCAGCCTGATCCAGTGGATGTTCCCGTCCAGCTGGAACATGGCGGTCAGGGCCGCGATGTAGGCGAAGGGCAGAGCGAAGACGGAGTGCTCGATGAGCACCATCCTCAAGAACGCCTTGACCTTGCCGCTGGACGGCGCGGGCCCGGGGCTCAGTACGCCCTCGGCGGCGGAGGTCACAGCCCGTACTCCTTCCAGCGCTTGGTCACCCGGTCGGCGACCTCGGGGTCCGACTCGACCATGTGCGGCCAGCCGCCGTCGCGGGTGTAGCCCTCCTCGGGCCACTTCGCGGTGGCGTCGATGCCCGCCTTGCCGCCCCAGAACTGCTGGTACGAGGCGTGGTCGAGGTGGTCGACCGGGCCTTCGACGACGGTCAGGTCGCGGGCGTAGTCGACGTTGCCGAGGGCCCTCCAGGACACCTCGTGCAGGTTGTGCACGTCGCAGTCGGCGTCCACGACGACGATCAGCTTGGTCAGCGACATCATGTGCGCGCCCCAGATCGCGTGCATGACCTTCTGGGCGTGCTTGGGGTACTTCTTGTCGATCGAGACGATCGCGCAGTTGTGGAAGCCGCCGGACTCCGGCAGGTGGTAGTCCACGATGTCCGGCACGATGATCTTCAGCAGGGGCAGGAAGAACCGCTCGGTGGCGCGGCCCAGCGGACCGTCCTCCGTCGGCGGCCGGCCCACGACGATCGACTGGAGCAGCGGACGCCTGCGCATCGTCACACAGTCGATCTTCAGCGCCGGGAACGGCTCCTGCGGGGTGTAGAAGCCGGTGTGGTCGCCGAAGGGCCCCTCGGGCAGCATCTCGCCGGGTTCCAGCCAGCCCTCGACGACGACCTCGGCGTTGGCCGGGACCTGGAGCGGGACGGTCTTGCAGTCGACCATCTCGATGCGCTTGCCCTGGATGAAGCCGGCGAAGAGGTACTCGTCGATGTCGCCGGGCAGCGGCGCGGTGGAGGCGTACGTCACGGCCGGCGGGCAGCCGAAGGCGATGGCGACCGGCAGCCGCTCGCCGCGCTTGGCGGCGACCTGGTAGTGGTTGCGGCTGTCCTTGTGGATCTGCCAGTGCATGCCGATGGTGCGCTTGTCGTGGCGCTGGAGGCGGTACAGGCCGAGGTTGCGGACGCCGGTCTCGGGGTGCTTGGTGTGCGTGAGACCGAGGTTGAAGAAGGAGCCGCCGTCCTCGGGCCAGGTGAAGAGCGCCGGCAGCTGCTCCAGGTCCACGTCGTCCCCGGTGAGGACGACCTCCTGGACCGGCGCGTCGCCGGACTTCACCTTCTTCGGCGGTACGTGCGCCATCGCGCCCAGCTTGCCGAAGGCCTCCCTGACCCCGACGAAGCCCTGGGGCAGCTCCGGCTTGAGCAGTCCGCCGATCTTCTCGCTGATCTCGTCGTACGACCCCAGCCCGAGCGCCTTGAGGAGCCGGCGGTCGGTGCCGAAGACGTTCATGGCGAGCGGCATGGCCGCGCCCTTGACGTTCTCGAAGAGCAGCGCGGGACCGCCCGCCTTGTTCACCCTGTCGACGATCTCCCCGATTTCCAGGTACGGGTCGACTTCGGCCTTGATGCGCTTGAGATCGCCGTCGCGCTCCAGAGCCCGGAGGAAAGAGCGAAGATCGTCATAAGCCATGCGTTCCAGTATCGAGCACGCACTACCCTGGATTCGTCACGGGGGCCGCCGCGCGGCCCGCAACACCGCACTCCGGGGGCCGCCGCCATGCTCAGGTATCTGCCGTTTCTGCTGATCCTGGCGTTGTGGATCTATGCCTTCGTGGACTGTCTGAACACTCCCGAGGACGAGGTGCGGGGCCTGCCGAAGCTGGCGTGGGTGTTCGTCATCCTGCTCTTCGGCGAGGTGCTGGTCGGCCCGGTGGCCTGGATCATGGCGGGCCGCCCGCGCGCGGCCGCGGGCCCCCGGTCGTACGGGCGCCGGGGCGCGGACAAGGAACGGCGCTGGGTGGCGCCGGACGACAATCCGGAGTTCCTCCGCTCGCTCAAGCCGGACGACAAGGGCGACGGCGGCCCGGCGAGCTGACCCGCCCCGCGGCGGGCCGATCATACGGCCGGCGGTCGGCCGGACGGCCTAGACGGCCGATATCGAACGGGTGAAGTAAACCGCTCGGAAAAGCCGATCATCTGCTCAACTCTGGTTTCTTCACGCCCATTTGACGGGTCGTTCACTCCCTCCCCCCTGTCCCCGACGATGCCGTGCCGGGAGAGTCGTAGCGGTCACACTGTGGCCGCAGGCGACTCCAGGGAGGGACAACCATGCCCACACCCGACATGACCCGGCGCAGACTCCTCGGCTCCGCCGTGGGCGCGGCCGCCGGCGCGGCGGCCCTGTCGCTGCTGCCGCCGAGCGTGCAGCGGGCGGTGGCGGCGGGGCCGGCCCGGCGCGGTTCGCTCAGCGACGTCAAGCACGTGGTCATGCTGATGCAGGAGAACCGGTCCTTCGACCACTACTTCGGCACCCTCAAGGGCGTCCGCGGCTTCGCCGACCCCGACGCGCTGCGCCTGCCGGGCGGCCGGACCGTCTTCCACCAGCCGGACGCCGAGAACCCGGCCGGCTACCTGCTGCCCTTCCACCTCGACACCCGCAGCTCCAGCGCCCAGGCCATCCCCTCCACCAGCCACGCCTGGGCCGTGCAGCACGAGGCGTGGAACGGCGGCAAGATGGACCGCTGGCTGCCGGCGCACCGCAAGGCGGACGGCAAGAACGGCCCGTACGTGAT is a window encoding:
- the mqnP gene encoding menaquinone biosynthesis prenyltransferase MqnP, with protein sequence MTSAAEGVLSPGPAPSSGKVKAFLRMVLIEHSVFALPFAYIAALTAMFQLDGNIHWIRLLLVTVAMVGLRTFAMACNRIIDREIDARNPRTAGRELVTGAVSVRSAWTGAGVAVFFFLGAAALLNPLCLALAPIAVVPMVVYPYGKRFTNFPHAILGLAQAMGPVGAWLAVTGEWSWDAVILGLAVGVWIGGFDLIFACQDVAADRAHGVKSTPARFGVPAALYGSRACHAVTTGLLVWYALAAHAGVFFWTGLVVVAGAFLYEHSIVKPRDLSRLNRAFFTVNGFIGIALFVCALLDLLVRGLTV
- a CDS encoding menaquinone biosynthesis decarboxylase, with the protein product MAYDDLRSFLRALERDGDLKRIKAEVDPYLEIGEIVDRVNKAGGPALLFENVKGAAMPLAMNVFGTDRRLLKALGLGSYDEISEKIGGLLKPELPQGFVGVREAFGKLGAMAHVPPKKVKSGDAPVQEVVLTGDDVDLEQLPALFTWPEDGGSFFNLGLTHTKHPETGVRNLGLYRLQRHDKRTIGMHWQIHKDSRNHYQVAAKRGERLPVAIAFGCPPAVTYASTAPLPGDIDEYLFAGFIQGKRIEMVDCKTVPLQVPANAEVVVEGWLEPGEMLPEGPFGDHTGFYTPQEPFPALKIDCVTMRRRPLLQSIVVGRPPTEDGPLGRATERFFLPLLKIIVPDIVDYHLPESGGFHNCAIVSIDKKYPKHAQKVMHAIWGAHMMSLTKLIVVVDADCDVHNLHEVSWRALGNVDYARDLTVVEGPVDHLDHASYQQFWGGKAGIDATAKWPEEGYTRDGGWPHMVESDPEVADRVTKRWKEYGL
- a CDS encoding PLDc N-terminal domain-containing protein; protein product: MLRYLPFLLILALWIYAFVDCLNTPEDEVRGLPKLAWVFVILLFGEVLVGPVAWIMAGRPRAAAGPRSYGRRGADKERRWVAPDDNPEFLRSLKPDDKGDGGPAS